A region from the Cannabis sativa cultivar Pink pepper isolate KNU-18-1 chromosome 9, ASM2916894v1, whole genome shotgun sequence genome encodes:
- the LOC133031265 gene encoding uncharacterized protein LOC133031265: MSTNRSWMKVHWHSVEFRSGVDEFVAVATNHVNSDGLAQCPCMQCLNVNFHTPATIRVHLFLSGTQPSYNPCYFHGETFSQPAIELPENDEEEMADVLEDMLRGDPGFDESASTTDSFNEPPINDNNKFDDLFKEMESQLYPGCKKSALNALVKLMHCKVLNRWSNHSFDMLLSILIELFPEGTKLPKLHYESKMRLRNLGLGYDSIDVCKYNCAIFWKENEKKEFCPVCGESRWVKNNGKGKKVPHKVMRYFPLTPRLKRLYCSRHTPEDMRWHYSQRPKKDGVLRHHADAEEWKRFDHLHLSFAVEPRNVRLGLATDGFNPFGNMRNSYSLWPVICVPYNLPSWKCMSSESLLLALLIPGPSSLGKDIDVFMRPLIDELKQLWETGVEARDAYNRAVFSMHAAVLWTINNFPAYALMSGWSTKRYMACPTCNEHTRSIGLNSKIGYVGHRCFLEMSDPRRRSKKYNGKPEKRA; encoded by the coding sequence ATGTCTACCAACCGAAGTTGGATGAAGGTGCACTGGCACTCTGTAGAGTTTCGAAGTGGCGTTGACGAGTTCGTTGCGGTTGCAACGAACCACGTGAATTCTGACGGATTAGCTCAATGCCCATGCATGCAGTGTTTGAATGTGAATTTCCACACACCTGCAACTATAAGGGTTCATTTATTTCTTAGCGGGACCCAACCTTCGTACAATCCCTGTTATTTCCATGGGGAGACTTTTTCTCAGCCTGCAATTGAACTTCCTGAAAATGACGAAGAGGAAATGGCAGATGTGTTGGAAGACATGTTAAGAGGGGACCCTGGGTTTGACGAATCTGCCAGCACTACTGATTCTTTCAATGAACCCCCTATCAATGACAACAACAAGTTTGATGACTTGTTTAAGGAGATGGAGTCTCAGTTGTATCCAGGTTGCAAAAAATCAGCCCTCAATGCACTGGTAAAGCTTATGCACTGCAAGGTTTTGAATAGGTGGAGTAACCACTCTTTCGATATGTTGCTGTCCATCTTGATTGAACTATTTCCAGAAGGAACAAAATTACCGAAGTTGCATTATGAGTCGAAGATGCGATTGCgcaatctaggtttgggttacgACTCAATAGATGTGTGCAAGTATAATTGTGCCATTTTCTGGAAGGAGAATGAGAAGAAAGAGTTTTGCCCTGTATGTGGCGAATCACGATGGGTGAAAAACAATGGTAAGGGGAAAAAAGTTCCTCACAAAGTTATGCGTTACTTCCCACTCACACCGAGACTAAAACGATTATATTGCTCAAGACACACCCCGGAGGATATGCGGTGGCATTACTCGCAGAGACCAAAAAAAGACGGTGTGCTTAGGCATCATGCGGATGCTGAAGAATGGAAGCGGTTTGACCACCTTCATCTGTCTTTTGCTGTTGAACCTAGAAATGTCAGACTGGGATTGGCTACTGacggttttaatccatttggcaacatgagaAACTCTTACAGCCTGTGGCCAGTTATTTGTGTCCCATATAATTTGCCATCGTGGAAGTGTATGAGTTCTGAATCGTTGTTGTTGGCCTTATTAATTCCAGGTCCATCATCTCTTGGGAAAGACATAGATGTATTCATGAGACCGTTAATTGATGAACTGAAACAGTTGTGGGAGACGGGTGTTGAAGCCCGAGATGCCTACAACAGAGCTGTGTTTTCAATGCATGCGGCAGTGTTGTGgacaataaataattttcctgCTTATGCTCTAATGTCTGGTTGGAGCACAAAAAGGTATATGGCGTGTCCCACTTGCAATGAACACACTCGTTCCATTGGCCTAAATAGTAAGATTGGATATGTTGGCCACAGATGTTTTCTCGAAATGAGTGATCCGAGAAGGAGAAGTAAAAAGTACAATGGTAAGCCTGAGAAGAGAGCATGA